TCCCGTTTGGTCGAGCTGAAAAGTGCAGGGAGCAGGATTTGAACCTGCGGACCCCTATGGGACAGCGCCCTGAACGCTGCGCCGTTGGCCAGACTTGGCTATCCCTGCGTGCGTACTCCGCTACTGCGTGCCCCTTGAAACCGCTTTCGATCCCGACCCCGCGTGGGCGCGACGTCGCGGCCGACGCGGACGGTGACGGACGCTCGGCTGGCCGTGGGCGGGGCGAGCGAGCCGTCGTGGGTGGGTTTCGGGGGCGCATCTGTGCGTGTGTTCCTCTCGTGCCCTACAGGGCGACTTTCTCTTCGAGTTCGGCCGCGCGGGACTCGATGGACTCGACCGCGCGGGTCACCAGTTCGTCCACCGTGAACGAGCCGTCCGTCTCCACGTGGAAGACGAACGCACCGGGGACGTCGTGGATCTCGACCTCCTTGCCGGGGTACCGCTCCGTGAGGTCGTTGTCGAACTGCTCCGTGGGAACGAGTTCGCCGTCGTCCTCGATGACGCCGCGCAGGATGTTCGGCTCCTGCTCTCCGAACTCGGCGTCGGGGTCGTCGCCGACGACCTCCACCCGCTGGAGGTGTCGGTATCCCACCGCGACGCCACCCTGCTGTTTGGCGTGGCTCTTCCCGCTGTCGAGGACGGCGTCGGCCTCGAGTTCGAGGCGCTGGCCCTCCTTGAGTTCGATGATGGGGACGTTCGTGTCCGCCGGCCGGACGAGCGCGTCCGACGTCTCGATGTCGCCGGAGTACGCCGTCGCCGGCCCCTCGACGTCGAGCGCGAGGGTGACCACGTCGCCGATCTCGAAGTCGTCCAGCGGCGTCGTCAGCGGGACGAGCCCGAGACGGAGCCCGATCATCTCGTCGAACATCACCGAGGAGTTCTCCACGAACCGCACGTCGTCGATGGAGAACGTCGGGACGTCGGCGATCATCGCCCGGCGGATGCCGTTGGCAAAGGCCGGCGTCAGCCCGCGCGCAACGAAGCGCGCCTTTCGATCGGAGCGTTCGATGAACTCGACTTCGAACTGTTCTGTCATCTTAGAACCGTCGGTTCTTGGGCGCTCGGGTACCGTCGTGCGGCAGCGGCGTGACGTCCTCGATGCGACCGATCTCGATGCCGGCGCGGGCGAGCGCGCGGATGGCCGCCTGGGCACCGGGGCCCGGGGACTTCGTCTTGTTCCCACCGGGACCGCGCACGCGAACGTGCAGTTTCGTGATGCCCGCCGCCTTGACCTCCTCGGCGATGGAGTCGGCCATCTGCATGGCGGCGTACGGCGACGCCTCGTCGCGGTTCTGCTTCACGACCGACCCGCCCGAGGATTTCGCGACGGTCTCGGCGCCGGTCTGGTCGGTGACGGTCATCAGCGTGTTGTTGAACGACGCGTGGATGTGGGCGATCCCCCACCGCTCCTCGTCTGTTTCGCTCATTGGTGGTTACTCCTGCGCCTCCGCCCGCATCGGGTGGAGGTCGTCGTCCAGCGGGCTGTTCGCGTCGAAGGCGACAGCGCCGGCCTCGTCCACCTCGATCTTCTGCGACGGCACCGTCACGCGGGCGCCGTCGACCGTGATGTGGCCGTGGCTGATGAACTGTCGCGCCTGCTTCGGCGTGTTCGCCAGCCCCTTCCGGTAGACGACCGTCTGCAGGCGGCGTTCGAGCAGGTCGGTGACGTCCAGCCCCAGCACCTGCGAGATGTCGTCCTCCTCGGAGAGGATGCCGAGCCGGCGAAGTCGGTTCAGGAAGCCGGCCCCGGCGGCCTCGGCGACCTCGACGTCACCCTGCGCCTCGCCGAGGAGGCGTCGGGCCTCGCGGCGAATGTCGCGCAGCTGTGACTGGGCTCGCCAGAGTTCCTCTTTGTTCTTCAGGCCGTAGTCGCCGAGCAGTCCACCCTCGCTCGCGATGCGCTCGCCCTGGAACGGGTGGTTCGGGGTCTCGTAGAACTTGGTGTTCTTTCCGGTTGTCATTCGTCTTCAGCGGCCTCCTCGGCCATGTCTTCCTTGATTGCCTCGACGTTGACGCCGATGGTGCCTTCGCTCCGGCCGGTCGACTTCGTCCGCTGGCCGCGCACCTTCTGGCCGCGCTTGTGACGCACGCCCTTGTAGCAGTTGATCATCTTCATCCGGTTGACGTCGTGGGTGCGCTTCTGCCCGAGGTCCGAGCCGACGATGTGGCTCGTCTCCCCGGTGTAGAAGTCGCGCTGGCGGTTAGCCATCCACGCCGGAACGTGGTCGTGGAGGTTCTCGACGACCTCCACCACGGCGTCGATCTCGTCGTCTTCGAGCCGACCGAACGTCGCCATCCGGTCGACGTCGGCCGCGTCGGCGACGATACGCGCCGTGCGCTTGCCGATACCGTTCATCTCCGTCAGGCTTCGCTCGACGGACTTCGTCCCGTCGAGGTCCGTCTGTCCGATCCTGACGAAGTACCGAAGGTCGTCGTCTTCGGCAGCGTCGTCCTGTGGTTCTTCTGCACTCATGACTAGATTGGTGAGCGTTGCGGCGGGGATTCGAACCCCGGAGGCTTGACGCCACAGAGTTAGCAACCCTGCGCCTTGGGCCAGGCTTGGCTACCGCAACCCGCGTTCTGATTCACTGTCGCCCGTCGCGGACTCGGGGCATGCTGCCCCTACAGTGTTTGCAGTCGATACAACTGGGAGAGTGTACTTAAGGGTCACGAAAACGGCCCCGGCGTGTGGGGCTCCGACACGGACGCGTGACGGGGCTGGGCGGGTCAGTCGTCGGCCGTCACTGGCTCGGGCTCGACACCGAGGTACTTCTCGTTGACGACCCAGTCGCCGTCGTCGTCCTTGACCAGGTACTCCCCGTAGTACGGGACCCGGTTTTCGACCGTCTCGTGGAAGGCCGTACGGATCTCCTCCCGACTCATCTCGCCCATCGGTCGGAGGTCGTCGTTGCGGTTGAGACAGCCCTTGAGATACCCCTCGTGGGTCACCCGGACGCGGTGGCAGTTCGAACAGAACTCCTCGTTCTCGACGGGGTCGACGATCTCGACCATGCCGCCCTCGACGAAGTAGCGCTTGCGGTCGTGCATCTCGCGGTGCTCGACCCGGTCGGCGATGTCGGCGAGCCAGTCGTGGACGCGCTGGATGTCGATGTTCCACTCGGGCTTGCCCGTGAGCTCGGGCATGTACTCGATCAACTGGAGCTGGAGGCCGTCGTTCTCGGCGACGTGTTCGACCATCTCCTCCACGTAGCCCGCGGTGTGCTCGAACACGACCATGTTCAGCTTTACGGGGGTGAGTCCCGCGTCGACCGCGGCCTGCACCCCCTCCATCACCTTGTCGTACGCGCCCGACTTGGTGATCTCCGCGAACGCCTGTGGGTCGAGCGCGTCCTGCGAGACGTTCACCCGCGAGAGTCCGGCCTCCTTCAGCGCCTCGGCCCGCCCGGGAAGAAACGTCCCGTTCGTCGTCAGCGAGGTCTCCATCGAGTCCGGCGTGCGGCGGATGATCTCTTCGAGGTCCTGTCTGAGCATCGGCTCGCCGCCGGTGAACTTCACCTTCCGGACCCCGAACTCCTCGACGACGTCGAGAAAGCGGACGACGTCGTCGGTCGACATCTCGTTGTCCCCTGGCTCCATCGGCCCCCGGGTGTCGCCCAACCCCTCGTTGTGGCAGTAGACGCAGTCGAAGTTACACCGGTCCGTGAGCGAGACCCGGACGCCTGTCACCTCCCGTCCGAAGTCGTCCTCGAGCATGTGGGAGAGAGGTGGATGTGAGGAGTCTTAACTTGCAGGGTCGATTGGGCGGTCTCGTAACTTCTTCTGGTTACTTCTTTTGGGTGTACGTAGCCGTTCGTAATATCTTTTGTGACATAATGCCGGCCCTCGGACGGACGACGGTCGACGGTCCTCGATGTCGAGCCTTCGCCCGGCCGCGAGACGAACGCGCCGAACAGAAGCCGTTCCACGGGCCGAAACGAGCGCGATATCCTGAGTGTGCTCGGCGGTGACGCGTTACTGGGCTGGTTATGTAATATCGTCGCCACTCTGTGTTATGAGCACGGCACTGGACGACATCCGGTTTCTCGCCGATTCGAGCCATCGACTCGTCGCGATGGAGGCGCTGGCCGATGCGCCGTGCTCGCGGGCCGATATCCGAACGGTGACCGGGGCGTCCGCGGCGACGGTCGGACGGCTCCTGAGTGACTTCGAACGCCGCGGGTGGGTCACAGAGGAGGAGCGACGGTACGCTTTGACGCCGCTCGGACGGTTCGTCTCGCGGGAGTTCACCACGCTCCACGCTAGGGTGACGGTCGCGCGCGACCTCCAGCCGTTGCTGGCGAGCCTCCCCTTCGACACGGTGGGGTTCGACCTCGAGCGCCTCGCTGGGGCGTCGGTAGCCCGTTCGACGCCGGACGACCCGCTTGCGATGGCGTCGCGGATCAGGGAGTACGAACTCGAGTCCGAGCACTCGACGAGCCTCACGGACTTCTTCCCCGAACCGTGTCTCGATGCTCGTCACGAGGCCGTCGTGAACGGGACACAGACGTTCGAGGTCGTCTTCACTCCCCCGGTACTGGAGGCGGTGATGGCGTTTCGCTCCGCCGAGAAGTTCGTCGAAATGGTCACCGCAGACCGTTGCTCCGCCTTCGTCTCCGATGGCGACGTTACCCCTCCGATATGTCTCAACGATGGACTCGCCTGCCTCATCGTCCGAGACGAACGGAACACCTCTATCGCGATCATCGAAACCGACGACGAACACGTCGTCCGGTGGATGCAGGAGCGGTTCGAGACACACAGAGCGGACGCCACGCCCGTCACGGCTGCCTACTTAGCGACGCTGCGGACGGACACGCCCGCTCGGTGAACGCCGTGCCGTCTCTTCGACTCCAAAAAACCGCTCTCCCTCGCCGTCACTCCTCGCCGAGTGCTCGTTGGTGAGCGAGGCGGACGACGGCCTGCCACGGGAGCACGCCCGTGGGGTGTTCAGCTTCGTCGTTCGATTCGGACTCCGGTCGTGGCACGTTTTTCGTTGCCATATCTTGCTCAACGACCGACGCGGACATCACGATTCTT
This Salinigranum marinum DNA region includes the following protein-coding sequences:
- a CDS encoding DNA-directed RNA polymerase subunit D, with amino-acid sequence MTEQFEVEFIERSDRKARFVARGLTPAFANGIRRAMIADVPTFSIDDVRFVENSSVMFDEMIGLRLGLVPLTTPLDDFEIGDVVTLALDVEGPATAYSGDIETSDALVRPADTNVPIIELKEGQRLELEADAVLDSGKSHAKQQGGVAVGYRHLQRVEVVGDDPDAEFGEQEPNILRGVIEDDGELVPTEQFDNDLTERYPGKEVEIHDVPGAFVFHVETDGSFTVDELVTRAVESIESRAAELEEKVAL
- a CDS encoding 30S ribosomal protein S11, with the protein product MSETDEERWGIAHIHASFNNTLMTVTDQTGAETVAKSSGGSVVKQNRDEASPYAAMQMADSIAEEVKAAGITKLHVRVRGPGGNKTKSPGPGAQAAIRALARAGIEIGRIEDVTPLPHDGTRAPKNRRF
- a CDS encoding 30S ribosomal protein S4 — translated: MTTGKNTKFYETPNHPFQGERIASEGGLLGDYGLKNKEELWRAQSQLRDIRREARRLLGEAQGDVEVAEAAGAGFLNRLRRLGILSEEDDISQVLGLDVTDLLERRLQTVVYRKGLANTPKQARQFISHGHITVDGARVTVPSQKIEVDEAGAVAFDANSPLDDDLHPMRAEAQE
- a CDS encoding 30S ribosomal protein S13, producing the protein MSAEEPQDDAAEDDDLRYFVRIGQTDLDGTKSVERSLTEMNGIGKRTARIVADAADVDRMATFGRLEDDEIDAVVEVVENLHDHVPAWMANRQRDFYTGETSHIVGSDLGQKRTHDVNRMKMINCYKGVRHKRGQKVRGQRTKSTGRSEGTIGVNVEAIKEDMAEEAAEDE
- the moaA gene encoding GTP 3',8-cyclase MoaA — translated: MLEDDFGREVTGVRVSLTDRCNFDCVYCHNEGLGDTRGPMEPGDNEMSTDDVVRFLDVVEEFGVRKVKFTGGEPMLRQDLEEIIRRTPDSMETSLTTNGTFLPGRAEALKEAGLSRVNVSQDALDPQAFAEITKSGAYDKVMEGVQAAVDAGLTPVKLNMVVFEHTAGYVEEMVEHVAENDGLQLQLIEYMPELTGKPEWNIDIQRVHDWLADIADRVEHREMHDRKRYFVEGGMVEIVDPVENEEFCSNCHRVRVTHEGYLKGCLNRNDDLRPMGEMSREEIRTAFHETVENRVPYYGEYLVKDDDGDWVVNEKYLGVEPEPVTADD